Proteins encoded within one genomic window of Glycine soja cultivar W05 chromosome 1, ASM419377v2, whole genome shotgun sequence:
- the LOC114416700 gene encoding protein LURP-one-related 15-like: protein MQNQQPSGIINPKYCAPYNVDLAIVRKVLALTDSFTVTDVNGQIVFSLKASLMTLHDHRVLLDAAGEPVVTLRRKLMSAHDRWQIFRGESTEPKDLIFSVKRSSFFQLKTKLDVFLANNTKEEVCDFKVKGSWFERSCVVYAGESLNIVAQMHKKHTVQSIVFGKDNFMVTVYPNIDYAFIVALILILDEIHKDMKNQ from the exons ATGCAAAACCAACAACCCTCCGGTATCATCAACCCTAAGTATTGTGCTCCATATAATGTCGACCTAGCAATTGTGAGAAAGGTCTTGGCATTAACTGATAGCTTTACCGTCACCGATGTCAATGGCCAAATTGTTTTCAGCCTTAAGGCCTCTCTCATGACCCTCCATGACCACCGTGTCTTGCTTGACGCCGCCGGAGAACCCGTCGTCACACTACGCCGGAAG TTAATGTCTGCTCATGATCGGTGGCAAATTTTCCGTGGTGAAAGCACGGAGCCGAAAGATTTGATCTTTAGTGTGAAGCGATCGTCCTTTTTCCAGCTGAAGACGAAATTAGATGTGTTCTTAGCCAATAATACTAAAGAAGAAGTATGTGACTTTAAGGTGAAAGGAAGTTGGTTCGAACGATCTTGTGTTGTTTATGCTGGTGAATCTCTGAACATTGTTGCCCAG ATGCATAAGAAGCACACTGTTCAAAGCATTGTGTTTGGAAAAGATAATTTCATGGTTACAGTGTATCCAAATATTGACTATGCATTCATAGTGGCACTGATTCTGATTCTTGACGAAATTCACAAAGACATGAAAAATCAATGA